The following coding sequences are from one Phoenix dactylifera cultivar Barhee BC4 unplaced genomic scaffold, palm_55x_up_171113_PBpolish2nd_filt_p 000391F, whole genome shotgun sequence window:
- the LOC120105905 gene encoding uncharacterized protein LOC120105905: protein MDDDRRPPSPEPSERSASPDTPRSAAGQAGLAGVYQLMAQVLQQQQMMQLAAMPSADSCYERFRRLNPPTFEGGSDPMAAETWIREMEKMFRALHFPDEVTVRLATSMLTGNAEYWWTAMETAYAVDGLTWRDFKRMFYNQYFPDSVHLAKQNEFLTLTQTDQMSVLEYANKFNELGRFCPQFMEDERSKVNRFEQGLRMPVLAIKW from the exons ATGGACGACGACCGGAGACCACCCTCCCCGGAGCCCAGCGAGCGGTCAGCTTCCCCGGATACTCCACGGTCTGCAGCGGGTCAGGCAGGCCTAGCCGGAGTGTATCAGCTCATGGCACAAGTGCTGCAACAGCAGCAGATGATGCAGCTGGCCGCTATGCCATCAGCAGACTCCTGCTATGAGAGGTTCCGCCGACTGAACCCCCCGACCTTTGAGGGTGGGTCTGACCCTATGGCGGCAGAAACATGGATCCGGGAGATGGAAAAGATGTTCCGAGCCCTCCACTTTCCTGATGAGGTGACAGTCCGACTGGCGACCTCTATGCTGACAGGAAACGCCGAATACTGGTGGACGGCCATGGAGACGGCTTATGCCGTTGACGGACTCACCTGGAGGGACTTTAAGAGGATGTTTTACAATCAATACTTTCCGGACTCAGTTCACCTGGCGAAgcagaatgagtttttgacGCTGACCCAGACTGACCAGATGTCCGTTCTGGAGTACGCCAATAAATTTAACGAACTGGGACGATtttgcccccagttcatggaggatGAGAGAAGTAAGGTGAACCGGTTTGAGCAGGGATTGAG GATGCCAGTGCTAGCGATcaagtggtga